The sequence TCGCAAAACCGCCTCTTGGCTGTTGGCATTGATCGGGCCTCCCCATTGCACCAATGGATTGACGGCGTCGTTGGATTCGGGAGCAACATATTGGCGCTCAAGGAATTTCGTAAATGCATCCACTGCCAATTGTTCGGGGCGGGGAATGAACTTGTCCGGGAATTGGTACTTCTCCTGCGGATTGTAACGCACGGTTTTGGTGCTGTAGCCGATGCCACGGCGGCGGCGAAGGTCCACGACATCCAAATCGAATTCGTAGCGGCCGTGGATCATGTATTTTTTGCCTTTGGGGAGGAGAAAAGTCACCACACCGTTCAGGTCGGTCTTTCCGCGATACCATTTCTTCTCGCCAATCACCTCCAAAAACACCGGTTCGCTTTTCCAAACCCCGTCCGGACCGCCCTTCATGGTCAAATGCGTAATCACACTGCCCGAAGTGCCTTCCTGCGCTGGATCGAGGAATTGCTCGACGGTATCGCGAACCACTTTTTCCTTGATGATCGTGGGTTCGTAAGTGAAGTGGCGCGTACCTCTGTAGCCTGGCACATTGGGCAAGTCGATGTAATCGTAGCTCGCGATGCCATCGATGTCGATCTCGTATTCATTGTCGAGGGGCACCATGAAGGTCGCGATGCCAGCAGCATTGGTATTGGTGGTGAAGGTTTTACCGATTTTGTAGCAGGTAACTGCGATCGGATAGTTGAGCAGCGGCTGATCGTTGCCTTTCACGACTTCCAGCTTAATGAGGCCCAAGCCCGTGGTAGGTTTTACATCGGGGCTAAACTTCTGTGCTTCCGTCTTGATTCCCAACTTCGTACGGTCCACCGGCGGACGGGATTCCCGTTCGTAGCGCTTGAAGTCGTAGGTAATCGTTTTGGACAACTTCATGTTTTTGCCCGGCATCACCTCGAGTTGCCAGAAGAAATAATCGCGCACTTGTTGCACATTCATCTGCCAGAAACGACCGGTGGTGAAGGTATGGGCGAGCTTCCCTTCGGCATCCGTCTTTTGGAGATGGCGTTCGCGGGTTTGGGTTTCGATGAATTCAATTTCTGTCGCGGCCAGCGGCTTGCCGTGATTGTCGAGCACGGTCAAGGTAAGGGCAAGGTTGCCCTGTGGAGCCTGCGCCATTGCAATATTGGCGGTTAACAAACAGAGGATCAGGGCCCAAACACATTGGGCAATTCGAGCAGTTTTCATAGCGAATGCGTTTTCTTAGCGGTACAATACTACAATGTAGGAAGGGCAATTGGTTACAGCTGGGAAAATGAAAAATTGCCGTGGGTTGGAATTTTGGAGGAAGGACCTAGCCTCAACGAAACTTTGCAAATCAGATCGATCCTGCAAGTTTTTCTACTTCCTGCACCGACAAGCCGCTAACATCGGCGACTTGATTATGTGGCAACCCGATGGCGAGCAACCTCTTTGCGACAGATTCCTTCTCTGCAAGTAGCGCTGATTCAACAGCATTTTTCACCGCCCGCGAAACCGCCAAACTCTCCCTCCCCCGCGCATCTTGCTCCCGCATGCCCGCATAAATGTATTCATCCCATTCCTCCTTATTCCAACTTTGGCGGTTTGCATCCTGATAGGCTTGAACAAGGCCTTCATCGTTGGCATTCTCTGGAATTACATTGAGATTTTCTGCCTCTTTGATGAAAAATATCCATTTGTCCGCAATGGTGGCCAATTCAGCACTGCTTTTGTTGAATTTGGGCAGCTCGATGAAGAAGAAATCCATGTCCTTGATGATCCTTTCTCCAGTTTCGACATTGCAGATGCTGTGGTGCGAGAAATAATGGTCGCCCTGGGTAAATGGGAAATCAAAAATGCCAATGAAAATCACGGGGCGCAGTTTGTGGTACTGATCCCCTACTGCAATTTGCGCGGCATATTCCTTCGAAGAATAATACAACAATCGCTTGTCCATCCCGTCCAAATCAGCCACTTGCATCTCAATGATGAAGCTTCGGCCAGCCTTGTCCCGCGCACGAACGTCAATGATCGTGGCTTTCAGGTTACGAATGATCGGCAACTGATAAGGATTCAGGATTTCGACTTCCGCGATGCGGTCTTCGCCTTCCAATTTGAGGATCGCATTCAAAAAGGAAATGAGAATGATCTTCTTGGACTCATTCCCAAAAATTTTCCTGAAGGCGATATCGTTGGTTACATCTACGAAGGTCATCACGCGACGATTTAAACAAAGTTAGCGAATCTCGTGTTGGGCTGCAATGGTTGAATCGAATTCGATTTGGAGTCATTGGGGGAATTTGACAGCGAATTTCCCAAAAAAACATCCCCCTCGAACTTCTCAGTTAGACTCTAACTCAAACCTCAACATACTTCCCTCCCCCACCTCATAATACCCCAATTCCTTGTAAATCTTATTGGAAGTCGGATTGTCGGCGTCGGTGTGCAGGCAACAAAACCGTTTGCCGTTCTGCAATTGCAATTGGGTGATTTGGGCGACGAGGTTGCTGGCGAATCCCTTCCCGCGCGCCTTCGGAGGCGTGTAGACGAGCACGACCGTGATGCCGTGGCGCGTGGGACGTTCGACGCCTGCCATGCTCACGACTTCGCCCTCGACTTCCCAAACCCAAAATTGCTTTTCGAGAATCTTCGCGCGGGCCAATTGCGTCGCCTCCTCGATGCGAAGTGTTTGACGCAAGGAATCCAGAAAAAAGTCAATCAACCAATCTCGGATCAAGTCTGCGTCACGTGGTTCGGCAAGCCGCATCGACCCTGCGCAAGGTCTTGGCAAGCTCAATTGGTCGAGTTGCAGGGTATTTTGCCGAAAAACCCGCTTCCATCCCGGAAAATAGGCATCGGCAAAGGCACTGACCTGCGGCTCTGGGCCCACGATTCCCGGCAAATGGGAGTGATGGAGCTGCATCCATTCGACACCCGCCGCCAATGCACTTTCCCAACCTGTCGGAGCGCAAACCAAAATCAATTCGCGCGGCGCGGTTTGGAATAACGCGAGTTTTCTTTGCCCTGCTTCCGAGATGCCCACCATCAGGGCAACTACTTCACCGCCAGCCGCTTCGCGGCGCTGAAGCCGATAGAGAAAACCCAGCAACAAATTGTTGTTGGCCGCATTTTGCTCGAGCCATTCGGCCCAATCGGCGAGCATCGCTGTGGCAGTGCGGTATTCTTGGATGTCGATCTGCGGCATTTTCTACTTTTTCTGGGGCAAAAGTAAGCGTTGGAACGGGGAGTTCATTGTCGCAAAGGTCAAAATATCCTTGCAAAAATGGCGTCGCTGCCTTTTCATCCGATTGAATTTCCCTTTCACTTTTCTTGCCTCTTGGCTTGGATTTTCGCATTCAAATCCGATATTTGATCATCATTCACCAACTCAATTCCAATGCAAACTGCGCTCCGTCCCAATGCTCAACGTGCCAAGATCGCCATCATTATGATCTGGATCACGCTGGGGACACAAATCGTTTCGAGTATTTCTGACTTTTTTCAATTGATGCTCCTCAAGGCCATCGACAATGGGGAATCCTATGGAATCGACAGTTTGAACGCCAACGATACCAGGCAGCAAATTTTGGGAATTGTGACGTTCCTGATGTTGATTGCTTCGGCGGTCACCTATATCCAATGGTTTCGCAGGGCCTATTATAACCTGCACCTCATGGACGGAAACCTGCGATTTTCCGAAGGTTGGGCATCCGGGGCTTGGTTTGTTCCCATCATTTCCCTGTTTCGTCCTTTCCAGATCATGTCAGAGCTGTTTCAGGTCTCCAAAGCAATTCTATCCCGCAACTTGCCTCAATGGCAAGCAAGAGAGCATTCCACTTTGCTCGGGATTTGGTGGGCGCTGTGGGTTATCAACAATGTTTGGGGCAATATTTCTGCGCGGGTTACCTTGGATGCCAGCACCATCGAAAAACTCATTGTATCCACCCAAATCAGCATGTGGAACGTGGTCATCAACATTCCATTGGCCATTCTCGCGGTGAGGATCATTCAGGAATATTCAGGAATGGAGGGTCTTTTGGCCACACCGATGGCAGTTTTCCAGCAAGACGAACCCGTTTCGGCAGCTCCAATGGAAGAACCGGCAGCCCCGTCGATCAACCTTGAAAAGGGACCGTCTGCTGAATAAAACAAATACCGGAACAGAGCTTTCCTCCATTCCGGTATTTGCGATACATCCTACGCGCTAATCTTCTCAGCTTGCTGCTTTTTCCTCTTCGGCAGGCGAATTGTCAGGAAATCCGCCCGGGAATCCGCCGCAGCGATTGCCCCATTTGGCCTTCATTTTGGCCTTGTCGGATTCGCTCATGCTTTCCCAACGCTGCTCGAATTTCTTGCGCCAATGTTCGTGGCGACCTTGACCGCCATTGCATCCGCCATGGCCTTGACCGCCCATGCGGCCGCCCCATCCGCCCCGACCTCCGAAGAAGATCTTGGCCAAAATCAACAGCCCCATCGCCTGCAACCATGTGATCGCGCCCAATCCGAAGATCGTCGGCATCAGCCAGTTCCAGAGACCCATCACGGCAAAGCCTGCCAAGGTCACGAATGCGGCGCCCATTACCGCGAATTTTAAGCCTTTCAAAATCCAGAATCCTTTGGTTTTCATTTTCTTTCTTGTGTTTTAATCCAAATACCATTCGGCCAACCGCCCTCTCAGATACTGCACGGCGTGGTACTTGCGCATCCGCAAGGTGTTTTCCGTTTCGCCGGTCAGTTCTGCGATTTCCCGGAAACTCAGCTCATCAAATTCGTGGCTCACGAATACAAATCGCTGGTTTTCAGGAAGGTCTTCGATGGCGGCTTCGATTGCCGACCAGATGGATGTGCGTAACATTTGCTCTTCAGGATTGCCACTCAGATCGGGCAAGATGTCCATGAGGCTGAGGGTCGGTGCACCGTCCTCGTCCTCGATTGCCTGCTGCCGGCTCGCAGGCAGGGGTTTCTTGCGGCGATACAGGTCCGCGATCTTGTTTTTTGCCACCCGAAACAACCAAGAGCCAACGCGTTCGATGGTTTCCAAGCCCCGATAGGCCTCGGTCAACTGCGAAAACGTGTCCTGAAAAATGTCGAGGGCATCGTCATCATCGCGCACCTGCCGCTTGATGAAGTTCAAGAGCTTTCCCCCCTCCTTGCGGTGGGTCTGCTCGATCTCTTCATTTTGCGCTGCTGCCATTGATATATGCTGTACGCTATCCATTTCTAACCATGTAGTCGGCGGAATGGATTTTTTATTTCAAGCCGAAGGGGGATTTTCTTTTGCACTACCCACAATATATTGGTTAACAGTGCGTTAAAATTATAGAATGGTCCAAATAAAATGGGATGCCATCCGAAAAGCCTGGCTATTCAGTAGTTTTTCACCGATGAAACCAACGAAGCGATTTTACATCCTGCTCCTTTTCCTGACCTTGATGCCGATGTTGCAACAGGCGCAGTTGCTCGTGGATCCTACCTCGAGCCGTGCAGCAAAGCGCCGCCTCAAGGGAAATGCCAAGGTGGCCAAACTCAGTCGAAAAATTACCGCCGACAAAGTTACCGACGAGGAAAAAGTGACTGCGATCTACCGCTGGGTGACGCGCCATATTCATTATGACAAGCGCAGCTACCGTTTTCACATCATCAAGCCTGCCGAACCTTGGTATGTATTGCGTCGTCGCAAGGCGGTTTGTGCAGGCTATGCCACCCTTTTCAAACGTCTTTGCGCAAATGTCGGGATCGAATCGCATTTCGTCATCGGCCATGCCAAGGGGCTCGATTACCGAGAGGGCGAGCGATTTCTGCGTGGCGAACATGCATGGAATTCGGTATTGATTGGCGGCGAATGGCGTTTAGTCGATCCGACTTGGGGCAGCGGTTGTGCCATTTTGCGAAAACAACTGCTCAAGAAGTTACAATTCAAGCTCTTTGGAACGCTTTATTTGCCCAAAATTCGGATTGTGCACCGTCCGAATATGGATTGGTTGTTTGTCCCGCCGCAGGAAATGGTTTGGAGTCATTTGCCCGTCGATCCGAAATGGCAATTGTTGGATTCGGCGGTTTCGCTTGCAGCGTTTGAAGCCGTGCGGGATACTTTTATACCAGCCGTTCCCAACAATTATCTCGACGCAATCGCGGATGCAAGCGGTCATATCGAGCCGATCCAAGAATGGCAAGAAGGCAGAAATGGCCGCCAATTTAACGTGAGAGACGAATTTGATCTCGCACGCGGATGGATCCGCAAGGGACAGGAAGCTTTGCTGCTTCCAGCGGATGCTGGAGGTGATACGATTGTCTGGCACCGCGGCATCGATGACATGAAGGAATCAACGCCTGCTTTGGCGGCCTGGATGCAAGTGTTGAATGCCGAAAATCGACTTCGGCAGCAAGAATTGAGTGCCTTGAACAACCTCATTCAAAGAAGCCTTGGAAAAGTAAGGGTCGACTACGATCGTACGGAAGCTGAACAGCGCCGAACTCGGCACTTTAGCGACGTCATACATTACCATCAGCAAAATGAAAAGCGGTTACTCGACCGGATGCGACAATCATTTCGCGACAACGGCAGAGGTCCTATGGTCGTGGGAAAACCACCCAAACCTCATGTTTTGGAGAATCTTCAACACAAGTATTCCCAATCGATGGACCGTGCTGATTCGTTGGTCGGGCTTGCGCTGGGAACGACGGTGCAAATGTTGGCACTTTCCGATACCATTGGATCGCTCCAAGATAGTTTGGAAAACACCCGAATACAGGCTGTGATCCAACTCGAAGTCTGTAAGTGGCTTCTGATGGACGCAAGGGAAATCCGCTATGGTTGGGCGCTGATGAAGCTTGACAGCATTGGTCGTCAGTTAAAATCTCAAAATCAGCGTTGGCACAAGGTCAAAAACCGGTATTGGAGCATCTACAAATCCAGCCGGCTACGTTGGCTCGCGCCTGCAAGGCAAATGGAAAAAGCGCATGGCTTGATTTGTCAGATTCATCGCGTCAACGCCCCCTTGTTGCTGGTTGAGGATCTCGGCGATCGTTTCAGAAGCACCTTCGAGGAATTCAGGAAGCTGCGTTATCAACAAATGCAGATTCCAAATTCAGAAGTTGCAGTTGAAAAACAGCACCTTATGACTTCCATGGCGATTTACATCAAGACCGAAATGGAACTGAATCGAC comes from Bacteroidota bacterium and encodes:
- a CDS encoding VWA domain-containing protein, which gives rise to MKTARIAQCVWALILCLLTANIAMAQAPQGNLALTLTVLDNHGKPLAATEIEFIETQTRERHLQKTDAEGKLAHTFTTGRFWQMNVQQVRDYFFWQLEVMPGKNMKLSKTITYDFKRYERESRPPVDRTKLGIKTEAQKFSPDVKPTTGLGLIKLEVVKGNDQPLLNYPIAVTCYKIGKTFTTNTNAAGIATFMVPLDNEYEIDIDGIASYDYIDLPNVPGYRGTRHFTYEPTIIKEKVVRDTVEQFLDPAQEGTSGSVITHLTMKGGPDGVWKSEPVFLEVIGEKKWYRGKTDLNGVVTFLLPKGKKYMIHGRYEFDLDVVDLRRRRGIGYSTKTVRYNPQEKYQFPDKFIPRPEQLAVDAFTKFLERQYVAPESNDAVNPLVQWGGPINANSQEAVLRLAFVTGAEAEKSLAPPLNLAIVIDKSGSMSGHDRIDQLKLSLVDFVQSLRKVDVISLTIFEDFETVLIPAQAIGENKALIVQLIERIEADGGTNIFKGMQAGYKELQKNFKAGGTNRMILLTDGYDGTPIEDFIKMQTPFTDKGMECSAVGVGEDYNVALLTQLATRGGGLLEHVGDARGMRDVFVEQLSAVLYPVAKNLEVEVLFNKHLEYKQLLGFPITEKGPNRLKIKLKNMYAGLNQLAFIRFKVLNPMPSAQNEPVTIKLKYTDLRTNKVVEQVVESPLKWSEGSGEMELLMEQQEKKMYAVAVMNASLKAMSDKFHSGDQAGAKVALQDGLASLKKVFPGAQDADLTALKDQLEQYLDVLMKQR
- a CDS encoding DUF4328 domain-containing protein — its product is MQTALRPNAQRAKIAIIMIWITLGTQIVSSISDFFQLMLLKAIDNGESYGIDSLNANDTRQQILGIVTFLMLIASAVTYIQWFRRAYYNLHLMDGNLRFSEGWASGAWFVPIISLFRPFQIMSELFQVSKAILSRNLPQWQAREHSTLLGIWWALWVINNVWGNISARVTLDASTIEKLIVSTQISMWNVVINIPLAILAVRIIQEYSGMEGLLATPMAVFQQDEPVSAAPMEEPAAPSINLEKGPSAE
- a CDS encoding GNAT family N-acetyltransferase, producing MPQIDIQEYRTATAMLADWAEWLEQNAANNNLLLGFLYRLQRREAAGGEVVALMVGISEAGQRKLALFQTAPRELILVCAPTGWESALAAGVEWMQLHHSHLPGIVGPEPQVSAFADAYFPGWKRVFRQNTLQLDQLSLPRPCAGSMRLAEPRDADLIRDWLIDFFLDSLRQTLRIEEATQLARAKILEKQFWVWEVEGEVVSMAGVERPTRHGITVVLVYTPPKARGKGFASNLVAQITQLQLQNGKRFCCLHTDADNPTSNKIYKELGYYEVGEGSMLRFELESN
- a CDS encoding sigma-70 family RNA polymerase sigma factor, with amino-acid sequence MAAAQNEEIEQTHRKEGGKLLNFIKRQVRDDDDALDIFQDTFSQLTEAYRGLETIERVGSWLFRVAKNKIADLYRRKKPLPASRQQAIEDEDGAPTLSLMDILPDLSGNPEEQMLRTSIWSAIEAAIEDLPENQRFVFVSHEFDELSFREIAELTGETENTLRMRKYHAVQYLRGRLAEWYLD
- a CDS encoding Rpn family recombination-promoting nuclease/putative transposase, with amino-acid sequence MTFVDVTNDIAFRKIFGNESKKIILISFLNAILKLEGEDRIAEVEILNPYQLPIIRNLKATIIDVRARDKAGRSFIIEMQVADLDGMDKRLLYYSSKEYAAQIAVGDQYHKLRPVIFIGIFDFPFTQGDHYFSHHSICNVETGERIIKDMDFFFIELPKFNKSSAELATIADKWIFFIKEAENLNVIPENANDEGLVQAYQDANRQSWNKEEWDEYIYAGMREQDARGRESLAVSRAVKNAVESALLAEKESVAKRLLAIGLPHNQVADVSGLSVQEVEKLAGSI